In Acidimicrobiia bacterium, one genomic interval encodes:
- a CDS encoding universal stress protein — MPKTVIVPLDGSDFALRALPVAVSLADALDAELLLVTTPMTLDELDPSELPVWLSDAAAATGYDRVRTELLREHDALTAIAGCVDRADEPVLCMATHGRGALGTAVLGSVAQRAVRELGVPTALVGPNSDTEWRVDGPIVVCHDGSRASNAILPTAREWARTLNREVVIVHVVHPRDVETSSAPAAELEHAVEFFQTELADDGLRVLRDRHPAGGILELADDVAASLVALSTHGHTGRARLTLGGVAGAVIHAAPCPVLITRPRELAPSS, encoded by the coding sequence ATGCCCAAGACCGTCATCGTGCCGCTCGACGGTTCGGACTTCGCGCTCCGCGCCCTTCCCGTCGCGGTCTCGCTCGCCGACGCGCTCGACGCCGAGCTCCTCCTCGTGACGACCCCGATGACCTTGGACGAACTCGATCCCTCGGAACTGCCCGTCTGGTTGTCCGACGCCGCTGCCGCCACCGGCTACGACCGGGTCCGAACCGAGCTCCTCCGCGAACACGACGCACTGACCGCGATCGCCGGGTGCGTAGACCGTGCCGACGAGCCCGTGCTCTGCATGGCAACACATGGACGCGGCGCGCTCGGTACGGCGGTGCTCGGAAGCGTCGCCCAGCGCGCCGTGCGTGAGCTCGGGGTGCCCACCGCGCTCGTCGGGCCCAACTCCGATACCGAATGGCGTGTCGACGGACCGATCGTCGTCTGCCACGACGGATCGCGCGCGTCCAACGCGATCCTCCCCACCGCGAGGGAATGGGCACGGACACTCAACCGGGAGGTCGTGATCGTGCACGTCGTCCATCCGCGCGACGTCGAGACCTCGTCCGCGCCCGCCGCCGAGCTCGAGCACGCGGTCGAGTTCTTCCAGACCGAGCTCGCCGACGACGGCTTGCGCGTGCTCCGCGATCGACATCCCGCGGGCGGCATCCTCGAGCTCGCCGACGACGTCGCGGCGTCGCTCGTCGCGCTGAGCACCCACGGTCACACCGGCCGGGCGCGTCTCACTCTGGGCGGCGTTGCCGGTGCGGTGATCCACGCGGCCCCGTGTCCCGTGCTGATCACCAGACCCCGCGAGCTGGCACCGTCCTCCTGA
- a CDS encoding ATP-binding cassette domain-containing protein, producing the protein MDLVVDAGEMVSIMGPSGCGKTTLLNCLSGLDDIDGGDVLVEGVSLASMSDRERTDYRARHMGFVFQFYNLMPVLNAVENGELPLLVARRPAREARRRAIEALELVGLAGRAEHVPDELSGGERQRVTIARSLVNDPTIVWADEPTGDLDSESADEITALMRQLNIERGIRFDVPWFTLVVIFVAVYAVAVATSLLPARRASRIQPATALRYQ; encoded by the coding sequence GTGGACCTGGTCGTCGACGCCGGCGAGATGGTGTCGATCATGGGGCCGAGCGGGTGCGGCAAGACCACGCTGTTGAACTGCCTCTCGGGGCTCGACGACATCGACGGTGGGGACGTGCTGGTCGAAGGGGTGTCCCTCGCCAGCATGTCGGACCGCGAGCGCACCGACTACCGCGCGCGCCACATGGGATTCGTCTTCCAGTTCTACAACCTCATGCCGGTGCTCAACGCCGTCGAGAACGGGGAACTGCCGCTGTTGGTGGCGCGGCGGCCCGCGCGCGAGGCCCGCAGGCGCGCGATCGAAGCGCTCGAGCTGGTCGGTCTCGCCGGACGAGCCGAGCACGTGCCCGACGAGTTGTCAGGCGGTGAGCGCCAGCGCGTCACCATCGCGCGGTCGTTGGTGAACGACCCGACGATCGTCTGGGCCGACGAGCCCACCGGCGACCTCGACAGCGAGAGCGCGGACGAGATCACGGCGCTGATGCGTCAGCTCAACATCGAGCGTGGGATCCGGTTCGACGTACCGTGGTTCACGCTCGTGGTGATCTTCGTCGCTGTGTACGCGGTCGCCGTTGCAACGTCGCTGTTACCCGCGCGGCGCGCGTCGCGCATCCAGCCGGCGACCGCGCTCCGGTACCAGTAG
- a CDS encoding histone deacetylase, with amino-acid sequence MTRRVLVTTLGDHDHHDTGRGHPERPARIDAVIRGIEDAGLEDNVTWSTGRIADRGELVRVHDAAYLDALEQFAHAGGGDLDPDTPVSSGSFETALLATGCGLAAIDALRRGDASAAFVGVRPPGHHATRTRGQGFCLLNNIAVAAAELAEHDERVLIVDWDVHHGNGTQDIFWNDPRVLYVSTHQSPAYPGTGPASDTGGADAPGLTINFPLPPGATGDVTLGALDEIVAPAVERFSPTWVLVSAGFDAHRRDPLADLAWSAGDYAALTRRVLAFAPQPGRFVAFLEGGYDLDALRASVAATVSAMAGTRVDTEPPTSGGPGNDVVALVARLRADIG; translated from the coding sequence ATGACACGTCGGGTACTGGTGACGACGCTCGGCGACCACGATCACCACGACACCGGGCGCGGGCATCCGGAACGGCCGGCGCGCATCGACGCGGTAATTCGCGGCATCGAGGACGCCGGTCTCGAAGACAACGTGACGTGGTCAACCGGCAGGATCGCCGACCGCGGCGAACTCGTCCGCGTGCACGACGCGGCGTACCTCGATGCGCTCGAGCAATTCGCTCACGCGGGCGGCGGCGATCTCGACCCCGACACGCCGGTGTCGTCCGGCTCGTTCGAGACCGCGCTGCTCGCGACCGGCTGCGGCCTCGCCGCGATCGATGCGCTCCGGCGCGGCGACGCGTCGGCCGCCTTCGTCGGCGTACGCCCGCCGGGGCATCACGCAACCCGAACGCGAGGCCAGGGCTTCTGTCTGCTCAACAACATCGCGGTTGCTGCCGCCGAGCTCGCGGAACACGACGAGCGCGTCCTGATCGTCGACTGGGACGTGCACCACGGGAACGGGACGCAGGACATCTTCTGGAACGACCCGCGGGTCCTCTATGTCTCCACGCACCAGTCGCCCGCGTACCCCGGCACCGGCCCGGCGTCGGACACGGGTGGCGCGGACGCGCCCGGGCTCACCATCAACTTCCCGCTCCCTCCCGGAGCAACCGGCGATGTCACGCTCGGCGCGCTCGACGAGATCGTGGCGCCCGCGGTCGAGCGGTTCTCACCCACGTGGGTGCTCGTCTCGGCCGGCTTCGACGCGCATCGGCGCGATCCGCTGGCCGATCTGGCATGGAGCGCCGGCGACTACGCCGCACTCACCCGGCGCGTCCTGGCCTTCGCGCCACAACCGGGCCGGTTCGTCGCATTCCTCGAAGGTGGCTACGACCTCGACGCGCTCCGCGCGTCGGTGGCGGCAACCGTGTCCGCAATGGCCGGGACGCGCGTCGACACCGAACCGCCGACGTCGGGTGGGCCCGGGAACGACGTCGTGGCACTCGTCGCTCGGCTCCGAGCAGACATCGGCTGA
- a CDS encoding phosphoribosyltransferase family protein, with translation MAWRFRDRAEAGAALAQLLVQFRDEDPVVLALPRGGVPVAFEVARALQAPLDVIVVRKLGVPFQPELGMGAIGEEGVRVLDPHMVRVAQVTAEEIATIEMRERAELERRVRLYRGARPMISLEGRTVIVVDDGIATGGTARAALRIARLHGARRIILAVPVAAPETVRELADVADAIIAVQTPSPFLAIGEWYERFDQTTDDEVRTLLGAATTARSGSDDAIDTAPSDEPIFDGEVRIGTDGIRLPGHLTIPLGARGLVLFAHGSGSSRHSPRNQFVARHLQGAGLATLLFDLLSPDEALDRANVFDVELLAVRLLAATRWVRSQPPCAGLALGYFGASTGAAAALWAAAEDPSIRAVVSRGGRPDLAASRLGAVEAPTLLIVGGDDTVVIGLNEEAATRLRCEHRIEIVRGATHLFEEPGALEVVSGRAQAWFLRYLSPFPAQAGRVRTSP, from the coding sequence ATGGCGTGGCGATTCCGTGACCGGGCCGAGGCTGGCGCTGCGCTCGCCCAGCTGCTTGTCCAGTTCCGAGACGAGGACCCAGTGGTGCTGGCGCTTCCACGCGGTGGTGTTCCCGTCGCGTTCGAGGTCGCACGCGCGTTGCAGGCCCCCCTCGACGTCATCGTCGTCCGCAAGCTCGGTGTTCCGTTCCAGCCCGAATTGGGGATGGGCGCGATCGGCGAAGAGGGCGTGCGCGTGCTCGATCCGCACATGGTGCGCGTCGCCCAGGTGACCGCCGAAGAGATCGCGACGATCGAGATGCGTGAACGCGCTGAACTGGAACGCCGGGTTCGCCTCTACCGGGGCGCGCGGCCGATGATCTCCCTCGAGGGTCGTACGGTGATCGTCGTCGACGACGGAATCGCGACGGGAGGCACCGCTCGCGCCGCGCTGCGCATCGCGCGTCTCCATGGCGCGCGTCGCATCATCCTCGCGGTGCCGGTGGCGGCGCCCGAAACCGTGCGCGAGCTGGCCGACGTCGCCGATGCGATCATCGCGGTGCAGACGCCCAGCCCGTTCCTCGCGATCGGCGAGTGGTACGAGCGGTTCGACCAGACAACTGACGACGAGGTCCGGACATTGCTCGGCGCAGCGACCACGGCGCGTTCGGGCAGCGACGACGCGATCGACACCGCTCCAAGCGACGAGCCGATCTTCGACGGCGAGGTGAGGATCGGGACCGACGGGATCCGACTTCCCGGTCACCTCACGATCCCGCTCGGTGCTCGGGGCCTCGTGCTGTTCGCGCACGGCAGCGGGAGCAGCCGTCACAGTCCGCGCAACCAGTTCGTGGCGCGTCACCTTCAGGGAGCCGGGCTCGCGACGCTGCTGTTCGACCTCCTGTCGCCCGACGAGGCGCTCGATCGCGCCAATGTGTTCGATGTCGAGCTCCTGGCCGTCCGGCTCCTGGCGGCGACGCGGTGGGTCCGGAGCCAGCCACCCTGCGCCGGCCTGGCACTCGGCTACTTCGGTGCCAGCACCGGCGCAGCCGCGGCGCTCTGGGCGGCTGCCGAAGACCCTTCGATCCGGGCGGTTGTGTCGCGCGGGGGCCGGCCCGACCTCGCGGCGTCGCGTCTCGGCGCGGTGGAGGCCCCCACGTTGCTGATCGTCGGTGGCGACGACACCGTCGTGATCGGCCTCAACGAGGAGGCTGCGACGCGGCTCCGCTGCGAGCACCGGATCGAGATCGTGCGAGGCGCGACGCATCTGTTCGAGGAACCCGGAGCCCTCGAGGTCGTCTCGGGTCGCGCGCAAGCGTGGTTCCTCAGGTATCTGTCGCCGTTCCCTGCCCAGGCCGGTCGGGTGCGCACGAGCCCGTGA
- a CDS encoding PAS domain S-box protein, whose protein sequence is MVSRETDVRLGDEVAWSLVDAAPDGIVITDRSGRILVVNRQTEALFGYDRSELLGASVDELLPQRFRAIHRAHRTRYRAEPRTRLMGAGISLLGRRKDGTEFPVEISLSPVTANDQAMVVAAVRDVSERLETEQRLGEAEQELRTLEDHERIARDLHDIVIQQLFASGMTLQGVWSRIKDPDVAQRVATVVDDLDATIREIRAVIFGLQTLGADAGGRRAEILRVASDERAVLGFEPRVRFDGPIETITDEVAAHLLATLREALSNVARHARAASVDVTIEAGSVPERGTGAQVVLCVSDDGVGIPEDADGGGGNGIRNMTDRAVRLGGRCAVRSRPEGGTVVEWSVPPEGITGSCAPDRPGQGTATDT, encoded by the coding sequence TTGGTCTCACGCGAGACCGACGTCAGGCTGGGCGACGAGGTCGCCTGGAGCTTGGTCGATGCCGCGCCCGACGGCATCGTGATCACCGACCGTTCGGGGCGGATCCTCGTCGTGAACCGGCAGACCGAAGCGCTGTTCGGGTACGACCGCTCGGAGCTCCTGGGGGCATCGGTGGACGAGCTCCTGCCCCAGCGATTCCGGGCGATCCACCGTGCCCACCGCACGCGCTACCGGGCAGAACCGCGCACCCGTCTGATGGGCGCGGGCATCTCGCTGCTCGGTCGGCGCAAGGACGGCACCGAGTTCCCTGTCGAGATCAGCCTCAGCCCCGTGACCGCGAACGACCAGGCGATGGTCGTCGCCGCCGTGCGCGACGTCAGCGAGCGCCTCGAGACCGAGCAACGTCTCGGCGAGGCCGAGCAGGAACTCCGCACGCTCGAGGACCACGAGCGCATCGCCCGAGACCTCCACGACATCGTGATCCAGCAGCTGTTCGCGTCGGGGATGACGCTCCAGGGAGTGTGGTCCCGCATCAAGGATCCCGACGTCGCCCAGCGCGTTGCCACCGTCGTGGACGACCTCGACGCGACGATCCGGGAGATTCGTGCCGTCATCTTCGGCTTGCAGACCTTGGGCGCCGACGCCGGCGGACGGCGAGCCGAGATCCTGCGGGTCGCATCTGACGAGCGTGCCGTTCTCGGGTTCGAGCCCAGGGTGCGCTTCGACGGACCGATCGAGACGATCACCGACGAGGTCGCTGCGCACCTGCTAGCGACCTTGCGGGAAGCCCTGTCGAACGTGGCCCGACACGCGCGCGCGGCGTCGGTCGACGTGACGATCGAAGCCGGCTCCGTGCCCGAACGGGGAACTGGCGCTCAGGTGGTGCTGTGCGTGAGCGACGACGGAGTCGGCATCCCCGAAGATGCTGACGGCGGCGGGGGCAACGGCATCCGCAACATGACCGACCGCGCCGTTCGGCTCGGTGGCCGGTGCGCCGTGCGCTCCCGACCCGAGGGGGGAACGGTCGTCGAATGGAGCGTGCCTCCAGAAGGCATCACGGGCTCGTGCGCACCCGACCGGCCTGGGCAGGGAACGGCGACAGATACCTGA
- a CDS encoding AAA family ATPase — protein sequence MDETRVEEAWWPAEVRETHVSVLFFVGDRVYKLKKPVTLDFLDFSTREERERVCRRELELNRRLAPDVYLDVLDVVGSDGEPRDHLLVMRRMPEERRLSTLVEEGRADDCLREVARMVAAFHARATTSAEIAAAGSLEQLRANWESSFATMKPFVGPVLDPGVVEHIEQLARRYLAGRDRLFDARIANGKVRDGHGDLLADDVFCLDDGPRILDCIEFDDRLRYGDVLADVAFLAMDLERVGDRSCGTRFLAWYREFAGENYPATLAHHYIAYRAHVRAKVACLRTAQGDVAAGETAQRLLSLARDHLASGRVTLALVGGLPGTGKSTLATALADRLGWTVLRSDELRKDLAGLGHTARTGASYGEGIYADDATAVTYDALLQRARSLLELGEPTILDASWSDAQWRTRAADIARETSSDLIQLRCDLDAGVAAKRLAERERTGHDPSDASGVVAARMAVEFDPWPDAHVIDTARSAESVVDAARAAVDRGHDSASSGV from the coding sequence ATGGACGAGACGCGTGTGGAAGAGGCGTGGTGGCCGGCTGAAGTGCGCGAAACGCACGTTTCGGTGCTCTTCTTCGTAGGAGATCGCGTGTACAAGCTCAAGAAGCCCGTGACCCTCGACTTCCTCGACTTCTCCACGCGCGAGGAGCGTGAGCGCGTCTGCCGGCGCGAGCTCGAGCTCAACCGCCGCCTCGCTCCCGACGTGTACCTCGACGTGCTCGACGTCGTCGGCAGCGACGGCGAGCCTCGTGACCACCTCCTTGTGATGCGGCGGATGCCCGAGGAGCGTCGGCTCTCGACGCTCGTGGAGGAAGGTCGCGCCGACGACTGTCTCCGCGAGGTCGCACGAATGGTCGCGGCGTTTCATGCTCGCGCCACCACCTCGGCAGAGATCGCCGCCGCCGGTTCGCTCGAGCAGCTGCGCGCCAACTGGGAGTCGAGCTTCGCGACGATGAAGCCGTTCGTGGGCCCTGTGCTCGATCCGGGCGTTGTCGAGCACATCGAGCAACTCGCGCGGCGGTATCTCGCGGGTCGTGATCGGCTGTTCGACGCGCGCATCGCCAACGGCAAGGTTCGCGACGGCCACGGGGATCTTCTCGCCGACGACGTGTTCTGCCTCGATGACGGTCCGCGAATCCTCGACTGCATCGAGTTCGACGATCGACTCCGTTACGGTGACGTGCTCGCCGATGTCGCATTTCTCGCGATGGACCTCGAGCGTGTCGGCGACCGGTCGTGCGGGACGCGGTTCCTTGCCTGGTACCGGGAGTTCGCCGGCGAGAACTATCCCGCGACGCTGGCGCACCATTACATCGCGTACCGCGCCCACGTGCGCGCGAAGGTCGCGTGCTTGCGTACCGCGCAGGGTGACGTGGCCGCGGGGGAGACCGCTCAGCGGCTGCTCTCGCTGGCCCGCGACCACCTTGCTTCCGGGCGCGTCACGCTGGCGCTCGTGGGTGGGCTCCCCGGCACGGGCAAGTCGACGCTCGCGACCGCCCTTGCCGATCGCCTCGGGTGGACGGTGCTGCGATCCGACGAGCTGCGCAAGGACCTCGCCGGCCTCGGACACACCGCGCGCACGGGTGCCTCCTACGGCGAGGGGATCTATGCGGACGACGCCACCGCGGTCACCTACGACGCCCTGCTCCAGCGTGCGCGATCGCTGCTCGAGTTGGGCGAGCCCACGATCCTCGACGCCTCTTGGTCTGACGCGCAGTGGCGCACGCGAGCCGCCGACATTGCGCGCGAAACGAGCAGCGACCTGATCCAGCTGCGCTGCGACCTCGACGCCGGGGTGGCGGCGAAGCGCCTGGCCGAACGCGAGCGCACGGGTCACGACCCGTCCGATGCGTCGGGCGTTGTCGCGGCCCGGATGGCGGTCGAGTTCGATCCCTGGCCCGACGCGCACGTGATCGACACGGCACGCTCCGCGGAATCCGTGGTCGACGCCGCTCGGGCCGCCGTGGATCGCGGCCACGATTCCGCGTCATCGGGAGTGTGA
- a CDS encoding carboxymuconolactone decarboxylase family protein, which produces MGKYQGVLDEVRGPAASLRHEASDAWAGFAALHSAAMADGEISARMKELVALAISVVKGCEGCVAHHARRAARLGATRSEVAEILSVALLMDGGPATVYGPRAWEAFIEFESGRAIPDVA; this is translated from the coding sequence ATGGGGAAGTACCAGGGTGTGCTCGACGAGGTACGGGGGCCCGCGGCATCGCTCCGGCACGAGGCATCCGACGCGTGGGCCGGGTTCGCCGCCCTGCACAGTGCCGCGATGGCCGACGGGGAGATCTCGGCGCGGATGAAGGAGCTCGTCGCGCTCGCGATCAGTGTCGTCAAGGGTTGCGAGGGCTGCGTTGCGCACCACGCGCGACGGGCCGCTCGCCTCGGCGCGACGCGCTCCGAAGTTGCCGAGATCCTCTCGGTCGCGTTGCTCATGGACGGCGGGCCCGCGACCGTCTACGGGCCGAGGGCCTGGGAGGCCTTCATCGAGTTCGAGTCCGGTCGGGCGATACCCGACGTGGCCTGA
- a CDS encoding universal stress protein, translating to MTDRTIVLGMDGSVGSEAAARWCIEMAPLLDAKVLVVHALPPLLFLVPPTPTGAAAYADEDAVRRGLTLALEEWCAPFRASGIEYESRLVDGLAAETLMRIAGEVHSDLVVVGRRGHGGFAEMILGSVPHTLSHHCDVPVVIVPSEGPS from the coding sequence ATGACCGATCGCACGATCGTGCTCGGGATGGACGGATCGGTCGGATCCGAGGCCGCGGCCCGTTGGTGCATCGAGATGGCACCCCTGCTCGACGCGAAGGTGCTGGTGGTGCACGCGTTGCCACCCCTTCTGTTCCTGGTGCCGCCCACACCAACCGGCGCCGCCGCGTACGCCGACGAGGACGCAGTGAGACGCGGGCTGACGTTGGCGCTCGAGGAGTGGTGCGCGCCGTTCCGAGCGAGTGGGATCGAGTACGAGTCGCGACTCGTCGACGGGCTTGCTGCCGAGACGCTGATGCGGATCGCCGGGGAAGTGCACAGCGACCTCGTGGTCGTCGGGCGGCGTGGCCACGGTGGATTCGCGGAGATGATCCTCGGAAGCGTGCCGCACACGTTGAGCCATCACTGCGACGTGCCGGTCGTCATCGTTCCAAGTGAGGGACCGAGCTAA
- a CDS encoding response regulator transcription factor gives MTPDPIRVFLLDDHEVVRRGVRELLDAEDDMEVVGEAGTAEQALSRIPPTRPNVAILDVRLPDGDGVEVCREIRSRQQEVACIMLTSFSDDEALLQAIVAGASGYLLKQIRGTDIVNAVRRVAAGQSLLDPALKDRALARFRRGSQEDERLARLTNQERRILALIAEGLTNRQIAEEIHLAEKTVKNYVSNLLSKLGMERRTQAAVFAARLEPPPRNPTG, from the coding sequence GTGACGCCAGACCCCATCCGGGTCTTTCTGCTCGACGACCACGAGGTGGTGCGTCGCGGTGTTCGCGAGCTCCTCGACGCCGAGGACGACATGGAGGTGGTCGGCGAGGCGGGCACCGCGGAGCAGGCGCTGTCGAGGATCCCGCCGACGCGGCCCAACGTGGCGATCCTCGACGTGCGCCTGCCCGATGGTGACGGCGTCGAGGTGTGCCGGGAGATCCGTTCGCGTCAGCAGGAAGTCGCCTGCATCATGCTCACGTCGTTCTCCGACGACGAGGCGTTGCTCCAGGCGATCGTCGCGGGTGCGTCCGGTTACCTGCTGAAACAGATCCGAGGCACCGACATCGTCAACGCGGTTCGGCGCGTCGCGGCCGGCCAGTCGCTGCTCGATCCCGCGCTCAAAGATCGTGCGCTCGCGCGATTTCGGCGCGGGTCGCAGGAGGACGAACGGCTGGCGCGGCTCACCAACCAGGAGCGCCGGATCCTCGCGCTGATCGCCGAAGGCCTCACGAACCGTCAGATCGCGGAGGAGATCCATCTCGCGGAGAAGACGGTCAAGAACTACGTCTCGAACTTGCTCAGCAAGCTCGGCATGGAGCGCCGCACCCAAGCTGCGGTGTTCGCGGCGCGCCTCGAACCGCCACCCCGGAACCCCACCGGTTAG
- a CDS encoding ABC transporter permease subunit has protein sequence MALLVAERAVRDRRRGFVGWALGIGAYVALMASVYPAVQSSDLQRAVRSYPKELKAFFGGTGAFDVSTGAGYLNVELFSLVVPALLTICAIGYAAATLAGEEESGCMDLLLANPLTRGRVVLEKIGGLVVTIAGLAAVVSVSLSVVGALADLDVGIDRVVIASIGAALAALLVGLVALLAGAATGSRAFAIGAGTAVFAASYLIVGLAGLVSWIEPLRVVSPLYHANGTQPLRHGLPVGNYALLVALCVAMITGVVAVFDRHDLTR, from the coding sequence ATGGCGCTGCTGGTCGCTGAACGAGCGGTCCGCGACCGCCGGCGCGGATTCGTCGGGTGGGCGTTGGGGATCGGCGCGTACGTCGCGCTGATGGCCAGCGTGTACCCCGCGGTGCAGAGCTCAGATCTGCAACGAGCGGTGCGGAGCTATCCCAAGGAGCTCAAGGCGTTCTTCGGAGGCACGGGTGCGTTCGACGTGTCCACGGGTGCCGGATATCTGAACGTCGAGCTCTTCTCGCTCGTCGTGCCCGCGCTGCTCACGATCTGCGCGATCGGCTACGCCGCGGCCACGCTCGCGGGTGAGGAGGAGTCCGGGTGCATGGATCTCCTGCTCGCGAATCCGCTCACGCGGGGTCGGGTCGTACTCGAGAAGATCGGCGGGTTGGTTGTCACGATCGCCGGGCTCGCAGCCGTCGTCTCCGTGTCGTTGTCGGTTGTCGGCGCGCTTGCCGATCTCGACGTCGGAATCGACCGCGTCGTGATCGCATCGATCGGCGCCGCGCTCGCTGCCCTGTTGGTTGGATTGGTCGCATTGCTGGCTGGTGCCGCGACCGGCAGCCGGGCGTTCGCGATCGGTGCGGGTACGGCGGTGTTCGCCGCGTCGTATCTGATCGTCGGGCTCGCGGGCCTGGTCTCGTGGATCGAGCCCCTGCGGGTCGTGTCCCCCCTGTACCACGCCAACGGCACCCAGCCGCTGCGCCACGGTCTCCCCGTCGGCAATTACGCGCTGCTCGTTGCGCTCTGCGTGGCAATGATCACCGGGGTCGTCGCGGTGTTCGACCGTCACGACCTCACACGATGA
- a CDS encoding ABC transporter ATP-binding protein: protein MVDLDLSVPTATVFGFLGPNGAGKTTTIRVLMDFLRPTRGSARLLGLDSRREAVAIKRRVGYVPGDPALYERLTATQFLDWLGRMHGGVDARWLEELVERFDVELGRPIRTLSRGNRQKITLVQAFMHRPELLILDEPTAGLDPLLQHEFGQLVHEVTADGATVFLSSHLLDEVQHLCDRVAIVREGRLVTVEDVATLRERAVREVTIRFDEVVDAAEFGALPGVSNVELEGFTLHCHLAGSADALVKQAARHRVVDFTSAPPDLDDMFLRFYQTWEVGHGAAGR, encoded by the coding sequence ATCGTCGACCTGGATCTCTCCGTACCGACCGCGACGGTCTTCGGGTTCCTCGGTCCGAACGGCGCGGGGAAGACCACCACGATCCGCGTGCTCATGGACTTCCTCCGCCCCACACGCGGGAGCGCTCGCTTGCTCGGGCTCGACTCCCGTCGCGAGGCGGTTGCGATCAAACGCCGCGTGGGATATGTACCCGGAGATCCCGCGCTCTACGAACGACTGACGGCCACGCAGTTCCTCGACTGGCTCGGAAGAATGCACGGTGGGGTCGACGCGCGTTGGCTCGAGGAGCTCGTGGAGCGCTTCGACGTCGAGCTGGGCCGGCCGATCCGCACGTTGTCGAGGGGCAACCGGCAGAAGATCACGCTCGTGCAGGCCTTCATGCACCGGCCCGAGCTCCTCATCCTCGACGAGCCCACGGCCGGTCTGGATCCGTTGCTCCAGCACGAGTTCGGGCAGCTCGTCCACGAGGTGACCGCGGACGGCGCGACCGTGTTCCTGTCGTCGCATCTCCTCGACGAGGTGCAGCATCTCTGCGATCGCGTCGCGATCGTTCGAGAAGGACGGCTCGTGACGGTCGAGGACGTCGCGACGTTGCGTGAACGGGCGGTGCGCGAGGTCACGATCCGCTTCGACGAGGTGGTGGACGCGGCGGAGTTCGGCGCGCTACCGGGCGTGAGCAATGTCGAACTCGAGGGGTTCACGCTGCACTGTCATCTCGCGGGGAGCGCGGACGCCCTCGTCAAGCAAGCCGCGCGGCACCGGGTGGTCGACTTCACGAGCGCGCCTCCCGACCTCGACGACATGTTCTTGCGCTTCTATCAGACTTGGGAGGTCGGCCATGGCGCTGCTGGTCGCTGA
- a CDS encoding CBS domain-containing protein, whose product MSANAPAGPGTPLGQLALPVAAIVAEDATLREVAGLMVASGSSAVLVGDAHSIVTERDVVRATARGVPCDSPARVHATDDPLLVLDSCRAIDALHTMLEYGIRNLVVVSESPGGTARILNVSRAAAVVLEGTGLPPWLSGLRLALHVEMP is encoded by the coding sequence GTGAGCGCGAACGCTCCGGCCGGCCCCGGCACGCCACTCGGTCAGCTCGCGCTTCCGGTGGCGGCGATCGTGGCCGAGGACGCGACGTTGCGAGAGGTCGCGGGGCTCATGGTGGCGAGTGGGAGCTCGGCGGTGCTCGTCGGGGACGCTCACAGCATTGTGACGGAGCGCGACGTCGTACGCGCGACCGCCCGCGGCGTGCCGTGCGATTCGCCGGCGCGCGTGCACGCGACCGACGATCCGCTCCTCGTCCTAGACTCCTGCCGCGCGATCGACGCGTTGCACACCATGTTGGAATACGGCATACGCAACCTGGTGGTCGTCTCGGAGTCTCCGGGAGGAACGGCCCGCATCTTGAACGTCTCGCGAGCGGCCGCGGTCGTCCTCGAGGGAACCGGCCTGCCGCCGTGGCTCTCCGGGCTCCGCCTCGCGCTCCACGTCGAGATGCCATAG